One Actinomadura viridis genomic region harbors:
- the gatB gene encoding Asp-tRNA(Asn)/Glu-tRNA(Gln) amidotransferase subunit GatB, with protein sequence MPYDEALARYEPVLGIETHIELGTASKMFCGCPTAFGAPPNTQVCPVCLGLPGALPVTNKAAIEGIIKIGLALSCDIVEWCRFARKNYFYPDMPKNFQISQYDEPLCVDGHLDVEVEGETYRIEIERVHMEEDTGKSLHVGGATGRIHGADHSLVDYNRAGIPLVEIVTKPIPATGDRAPLVARAYATELRELVRSLGVSDVRMEQGSMRCDVNVSLMPRGASEWGTRTETKNVNSLRSVERAVRSEIERQAGVLAAGGRIVQETRHFHEDTGATTSGRSKEEAQDYRYFPEPDLVPMAPSREWVDELRASLPEPPAARRARVQREWGLSDLELRDVVNAGALDLIERTVRAGAEAGAARKWWMNELSRRATEQGAELADLPITPEQVARIQEMVAAGELNDKLARQVFTGVLAGEGAPDEVVAARGLKVVSDDGELAAIIDQVIADNAAVADKVRGGKVSAVGALIGPVMKATRGQADAGRARQLILERLGVS encoded by the coding sequence ATGCCGTACGACGAGGCGCTGGCGAGGTACGAGCCGGTGCTGGGCATCGAGACCCACATCGAGCTGGGCACCGCCTCCAAGATGTTCTGCGGCTGCCCGACCGCGTTCGGCGCCCCGCCCAACACCCAGGTGTGCCCGGTCTGCCTGGGCCTGCCCGGGGCGCTGCCGGTGACCAACAAGGCCGCGATCGAAGGCATCATCAAGATCGGCCTGGCGCTGAGCTGCGACATCGTCGAGTGGTGCAGGTTCGCCCGGAAGAACTACTTCTATCCGGACATGCCGAAGAACTTCCAGATCTCGCAGTACGACGAGCCGCTGTGCGTCGACGGCCACCTGGACGTCGAGGTGGAGGGCGAGACCTACCGGATCGAGATCGAGCGCGTCCACATGGAGGAGGACACCGGCAAGTCGCTGCACGTGGGCGGCGCCACCGGCCGCATCCACGGCGCCGACCACTCGCTGGTGGACTACAACCGCGCCGGGATCCCGCTGGTGGAGATCGTCACCAAGCCGATCCCCGCGACCGGTGACCGGGCGCCGCTGGTCGCCCGCGCCTACGCCACCGAGCTGCGCGAGCTGGTGCGGTCGCTGGGCGTGTCCGACGTCCGGATGGAGCAGGGCTCGATGCGCTGCGACGTCAACGTCTCGCTGATGCCGCGCGGCGCCTCGGAGTGGGGCACCCGCACCGAGACCAAGAACGTCAACTCGCTGCGCTCGGTCGAACGCGCCGTGCGGTCGGAGATCGAGCGGCAGGCGGGCGTGCTGGCCGCCGGCGGCCGGATCGTCCAGGAGACCCGGCACTTCCACGAGGACACCGGCGCCACCACCTCCGGGCGGAGCAAGGAGGAGGCGCAGGACTACCGCTACTTCCCCGAGCCGGACCTGGTGCCGATGGCGCCGTCCCGCGAGTGGGTGGACGAGCTGCGCGCGAGCCTGCCCGAGCCGCCCGCCGCCCGCCGGGCGCGGGTGCAGCGCGAGTGGGGCCTGTCCGACCTGGAGCTGCGCGACGTCGTCAACGCCGGCGCCCTCGACCTGATCGAGCGGACCGTGCGGGCGGGCGCCGAGGCGGGCGCGGCCCGCAAGTGGTGGATGAACGAGCTCTCCCGCCGCGCCACCGAGCAGGGCGCGGAGCTGGCCGACCTGCCCATCACGCCGGAGCAGGTGGCCCGGATCCAGGAGATGGTCGCGGCCGGGGAGCTGAACGACAAGCTGGCCCGGCAGGTCTTCACCGGCGTGCTGGCGGGGGAGGGCGCACCGGACGAGGTCGTCGCCGCCCGCGGGCTCAAGGTCGTCAGCGACGACGGCGAGCTGGCCGCGATCATCGATCAGGTGATCGCCGACAACGCCGCGGTGGCCGACAAGGTCCGCGGCGGCAAGGTCAGCGCCGTCGGGGCGCTGATCGGCCCGGTCATGAAGGCCACCCGCGGTCAGGCCGACGCGGGCCGTGCGCGGCAGCTCATCCTGGAGCGCCTGGGCGTCTCCTGA
- a CDS encoding putative bifunctional diguanylate cyclase/phosphodiesterase, whose protein sequence is MKDPNNTRNTVPRRGSPLWTYFVVVVLAGAAACSVALAGLSGAEVDALVGNPLFWILGCFIVFGELRPIITPGSTENNGATTSTTFSFAALLYAGLPIAALLHAVAVTTCGVLRGRSPHRIAFNVAQYTLSLGAAQLVLMLFGVHASPTSLWVPEGADLPAIALAGAAYFACNDTLVAAAIALHERVSLLKALRWDLGYQVLVHLALLGLAPLMVVAMDRSAAFVPLIVLPFIAVYLNASVSVRREHQALHDGLTGLPNRKLLIVRTEEALAAVRGGRSSRLPGPGPARRRNPERPERRAGLFLLDLDRFKEVNDTLGHPTGDRLLQLVAHRLTHSVRPGDLVARLGGDEFAVLLPTIRDAAAAREVAARLRAALSEPVRLDGMTFDLEGSVGIALFPDHAPDFELLLQRADVAMYNAKGNRTGVEVYSPTKDRNSPARLTMLGDLRRAVDRGELELFYQPKISLHDGQLVGMEALVRWRHPDQGLLEPEHFLPIAEQTYLMRSITQHVVEAALAQAAEWWREDLTVQVAVNASGRDLLDGGLIETIENGLLRRGLPAASLQLEITERILMNEPAYASDTVAALAALGIPLSLDDFGTGYSSLVRLKRMPVEEVKIDASFVRRIATSPDDAVIVRSIVDLARTLGLRSVAEGVEDPQTALLLCEIGCDAAQGWHFGRPMDAATATDWLRRHMERAPEPAA, encoded by the coding sequence ATGAAGGACCCGAACAACACGCGGAACACGGTGCCGCGCCGGGGGTCCCCGCTGTGGACCTACTTCGTGGTCGTCGTCCTGGCGGGCGCCGCCGCGTGTTCCGTCGCGCTCGCCGGGCTCTCCGGGGCCGAGGTCGACGCCCTCGTGGGCAACCCGCTCTTCTGGATCCTGGGCTGCTTCATCGTGTTCGGCGAGCTCCGGCCGATCATCACGCCCGGCTCCACCGAGAACAACGGCGCGACCACATCGACCACGTTCTCGTTCGCGGCGCTGCTGTACGCCGGGCTGCCCATCGCCGCCCTGCTCCACGCGGTGGCCGTCACCACCTGCGGCGTCCTGAGAGGCCGCAGCCCGCACCGCATCGCGTTCAACGTCGCCCAGTACACCCTCAGCCTGGGCGCGGCCCAGCTGGTGCTGATGCTGTTCGGGGTGCACGCGAGCCCCACGTCCCTCTGGGTGCCCGAGGGCGCCGACCTGCCCGCGATCGCCCTGGCCGGCGCCGCCTACTTCGCCTGCAACGACACCCTGGTCGCGGCGGCGATCGCCCTGCACGAGCGGGTCTCGCTGCTCAAGGCCCTCCGCTGGGACCTGGGCTACCAGGTCCTGGTGCATCTGGCGCTGCTCGGGCTGGCACCCCTGATGGTCGTCGCGATGGACCGCTCGGCCGCGTTCGTCCCGCTGATCGTGCTGCCGTTCATCGCCGTCTACCTGAACGCCTCGGTCTCGGTCCGGCGCGAGCACCAGGCGCTGCACGACGGGCTGACCGGCCTTCCCAACCGCAAGCTGCTGATCGTCCGGACCGAGGAGGCCCTCGCCGCCGTGCGGGGCGGCCGGTCGTCCCGCCTGCCCGGGCCCGGCCCGGCGCGGCGCCGGAACCCGGAGCGGCCCGAACGGCGCGCAGGGCTCTTCCTGCTCGACTTGGACCGCTTCAAAGAGGTCAACGACACGCTCGGCCACCCCACCGGCGACCGGCTGCTGCAACTGGTCGCGCACCGCCTCACCCACAGCGTCCGCCCCGGCGACCTGGTGGCGCGCCTGGGCGGCGACGAGTTCGCGGTGCTGCTCCCCACGATCCGCGACGCCGCGGCGGCCCGCGAGGTCGCCGCCCGGCTGCGCGCCGCGCTCAGCGAGCCGGTACGGCTCGACGGCATGACGTTCGACCTGGAGGGCAGCGTCGGGATCGCGCTGTTCCCCGACCACGCCCCCGACTTCGAGCTCCTCCTCCAGCGCGCCGACGTCGCGATGTACAACGCCAAGGGCAACCGGACCGGGGTCGAGGTCTACTCGCCCACCAAGGACCGCAACTCCCCGGCCCGCCTCACCATGCTGGGCGACCTGCGCCGGGCCGTGGACCGCGGCGAGCTGGAGCTGTTCTACCAGCCCAAGATCTCGCTGCACGACGGCCAGCTGGTGGGCATGGAGGCCCTGGTCCGCTGGCGGCACCCCGACCAGGGGCTGCTGGAGCCCGAGCACTTCCTGCCGATCGCCGAGCAGACCTACCTCATGCGCTCGATCACCCAGCACGTGGTGGAGGCCGCCCTCGCGCAGGCCGCCGAATGGTGGCGGGAGGACCTGACCGTCCAGGTCGCGGTGAACGCCTCGGGCCGCGACCTGCTCGACGGCGGGCTCATCGAGACCATCGAGAACGGCCTGCTGCGGCGCGGGCTGCCGGCCGCCTCCCTGCAGCTGGAGATCACCGAGCGGATCCTGATGAACGAGCCGGCCTACGCCTCGGACACGGTGGCCGCGCTGGCGGCCCTGGGCATCCCGCTCAGCCTGGACGACTTCGGCACCGGCTACTCCTCGCTGGTACGGCTGAAGCGGATGCCGGTGGAGGAGGTCAAGATCGACGCCTCGTTCGTCCGCCGGATCGCCACCTCGCCCGACGACGCGGTGATCGTCCGGTCCATCGTCGACCTGGCGCGCACCCTCGGCCTGCGCTCGGTCGCCGAGGGCGTGGAGGACCCGCAGACGGCCCTGCTGCTGTGCGAGATCGGCTGCGACGCCGCCCAGGGCTGGCACTTCGGCCGGCCCATGGACGCCGCCACCGCCACCGACTGGCTCCGCCGCCACATGGAACGCGCCCCCGAACCCGCCGCCTGA
- a CDS encoding DUF6458 family protein produces the protein MTIGGSLALIIIGAILTYAVDYQFSGVDIRVVGIILMIGGLAGLIIGIFRIATARRRPPPPPPAIREERYYEDAPPGYREPPPPRY, from the coding sequence GTGACCATCGGAGGCAGCCTCGCCCTGATCATCATCGGTGCGATCCTGACCTACGCCGTCGACTACCAGTTCAGCGGTGTCGACATCCGGGTCGTCGGGATCATCCTCATGATCGGTGGCCTGGCCGGGCTGATCATCGGGATCTTCCGGATCGCCACCGCGCGCCGCCGCCCGCCGCCGCCCCCGCCGGCGATCCGCGAGGAGCGCTACTACGAGGACGCCCCGCCCGGATACCGCGAGCCTCCGCCGCCCCGGTACTGA
- the gatC gene encoding Asp-tRNA(Asn)/Glu-tRNA(Gln) amidotransferase subunit GatC, whose amino-acid sequence MSAITRDEVAHLARLSRLALADDELDHLAAQLDQIISAVARVQEAAAEDIPPTSHALPLTNVYRADEVRPSLPPEQALAGAPAAEEQRFRVPRILDEEA is encoded by the coding sequence ATGTCCGCCATCACCCGTGACGAGGTGGCACACCTCGCCCGGCTGTCCCGGCTGGCGCTGGCCGACGATGAGCTCGACCATCTCGCCGCGCAGCTCGACCAGATCATTTCCGCGGTCGCGCGGGTGCAGGAGGCCGCGGCGGAGGACATCCCGCCGACCTCCCACGCGCTGCCGCTGACCAACGTCTACCGGGCCGACGAGGTCCGGCCGTCGCTGCCGCCCGAGCAGGCGCTCGCGGGCGCCCCGGCGGCCGAGGAGCAGCGGTTCCGCGTCCCCCGGATCCTGGACGAGGAGGCGTGA
- the gatA gene encoding Asp-tRNA(Asn)/Glu-tRNA(Gln) amidotransferase subunit GatA, with translation MGDGDLVRRTAAELGELIASGQTSAAEVARAHLDRVAAVDGAVEAFLHVDEEAVLAQARRVDERLAAGEELGPLAGVPIAHKDVFTTTDMPTTAGSRILEGWRPPYDATVTARLRAAGLVILGKTNMDEFAMGSSTENSAYQVTHNPWDLGRIPGGSSGGSSAAVAAYEAPLATGTDTGGSIRQPAAVTGIVGAKPTYGGSSRYGLIAFASSLDTPGPFARNVLDAALLHEAFSGHDRMDSTSIDKPVPPVVRAARRADVAGLRIGVVKEFGGEGYQPGVLDRFNEAVELLESLGAKVVEVSCPNFTYALPAYYLIAPSECSSNLARFDAMRYGLRVGDDGTRSAEEVMALTRAEGFGAEVKRRIMLGTYALSSGYYDAYYGKAQQIRTLISRDFDAAFEQVDALVSPTTPTTAFPIGERADDPMAMYLADLCTIPANLAGNAAISVPCGLAGEDGLPVGLQIMAPVLGDDRVYRVGAAVERALEDRWGGPLLAKAPELAEAAK, from the coding sequence ATGGGCGACGGCGATCTGGTCAGGCGGACCGCGGCGGAGCTGGGCGAGCTGATCGCCTCCGGGCAGACCTCCGCGGCCGAGGTGGCCCGGGCGCACCTGGACCGGGTGGCCGCCGTGGACGGCGCCGTGGAGGCGTTCCTGCACGTCGACGAGGAGGCGGTCCTCGCGCAGGCCCGCCGGGTGGACGAGCGGCTGGCGGCGGGCGAGGAGCTCGGGCCGCTGGCCGGGGTGCCGATCGCGCACAAGGACGTCTTCACCACCACCGACATGCCCACCACCGCGGGATCCAGGATCCTCGAAGGGTGGCGGCCCCCCTACGACGCCACCGTGACCGCGCGGCTGCGCGCGGCCGGCCTCGTCATCCTCGGCAAGACCAACATGGACGAGTTCGCGATGGGCTCCTCCACCGAGAACAGCGCCTACCAGGTCACCCATAACCCGTGGGACCTGGGCCGCATCCCCGGCGGGTCGTCCGGCGGGTCCTCGGCGGCCGTCGCCGCCTACGAGGCGCCGCTGGCCACCGGCACCGACACCGGCGGCTCCATCCGGCAGCCGGCCGCGGTCACCGGGATCGTCGGCGCCAAGCCCACCTACGGCGGGTCGTCGCGGTACGGGCTGATCGCGTTCGCGTCCTCGCTGGACACGCCGGGCCCGTTCGCCCGCAACGTGCTGGACGCCGCGCTGCTGCACGAGGCGTTCTCCGGGCACGACCGGATGGACTCCACCTCGATCGACAAGCCGGTGCCGCCGGTGGTGCGCGCGGCCCGCCGGGCCGACGTGGCCGGGCTGCGGATCGGCGTGGTCAAGGAGTTCGGCGGCGAGGGCTACCAGCCCGGCGTCCTCGACCGCTTCAACGAGGCGGTCGAGCTGCTGGAGTCGCTCGGGGCCAAGGTCGTCGAGGTGTCCTGCCCCAACTTCACCTACGCGCTGCCCGCCTACTACCTGATCGCGCCGTCGGAGTGCTCGTCCAACCTGGCGCGGTTCGACGCGATGCGGTACGGGCTGCGGGTCGGCGACGACGGCACCCGCAGCGCCGAGGAGGTCATGGCGCTGACCCGGGCCGAGGGCTTCGGGGCCGAGGTCAAGCGGCGCATCATGCTGGGCACCTACGCCCTCTCCTCGGGCTACTACGACGCCTACTACGGCAAGGCGCAGCAGATCCGCACGCTGATCTCGCGCGACTTCGACGCCGCCTTCGAGCAGGTCGACGCGCTGGTCTCGCCGACCACGCCGACCACCGCGTTCCCCATCGGGGAGCGCGCCGACGACCCGATGGCGATGTACCTCGCCGACCTGTGCACGATCCCGGCCAACCTGGCGGGCAACGCGGCCATCTCGGTGCCGTGCGGCCTGGCCGGTGAGGACGGCCTGCCGGTCGGGCTGCAGATCATGGCCCCGGTGCTGGGCGACGACCGGGTCTACCGGGTCGGCGCCGCGGTCGAGCGGGCCCTGGAAGACCGCTGGGGCGGCCCGCTGCTGGCCAAGGCCCCCGAACTCGCGGAGGCCGCCAAGTGA
- a CDS encoding putative bifunctional diguanylate cyclase/phosphodiesterase: MVGDRARWSPRRLPPRAIPVGMVAVAGVLYAVGSLLGWGGRTFISWGEAVAAAVAAGTLLAASRRPSPSSPATAPATASASTAPSATTPAAAASPTAAPAASPSDTGPVPDGTVSGGPPALWRASLRWYGLAAASWFVAAAGSAVSATGPSRSALSLSVFDLFYLIAAGAVVTGLIVPIRLPRDAYGWARYAADTYVCAAALFVLGWVALFGGLYHRSGETPSEFLLELLYPLVDIVLVCGALPFVLGAARGHRRPAWTAYGALATFAAADLVTMVVRLRGGAPADDPADILRLGGLLLLILIPLAGTVPSGTVPSGARGTGGQDAASAPVPAGHAGNPALAGGGSGGGGPGEEECGRVAGPGIAPAAAAAAAALFVAGHSLTGSHGLEPVVPLVAGTAVLVVLARLAALLRENDRLRHAVDTGEDHFRALSESINDAVLICDVNAVVHYASAGALRTYHYTPEELLGRPLHEIVHPEDLPRVRAVFSEFVAGDMDGDGGDRAGRGARGVPGGDPAGARDDTPEDPADDPEGPADDVPAGAGGPAVREAGPGTLRLACRVRAADGTWLPTESTISRYSGTGNARNRLLVTTRDLSEQAALRRQVTHLTFHDGLTGLPNRAYFEERTREMLSRQWSGDKVAVLFVDIDGFTAVNDSAGHAAGDQVLAQAARRLRGTVQADDTVSRWGGDEFAVLVQLPADAAGGPGGPETGAAVELAERMLRVLTLEPYRVGGKGIALTASIGIAFAGDEEGSAVPGAGRPGDDAGRRLRRSAADLIRNGDLAMARAKELGGGRVEVFAPHMHADVVRRLELGSDLRRAVAEEQFAVEFQPVVELTTSRVTGVEALLRWWRGSESVSPEEFIGPAEESGLMVPLGDWVLREACREVARWRGDSWEIGLSVNFTARQIAAPRFVESVAAALEETGLPPRALTLEVREEVLVEDAGQNVRRLSALRDLGVRLAIDDFGTGYASLAYLGQLPVDIIKIDPSFVAGLGSDETLTLLTRTIVRLGSDLGLTVVAEGIERPEQLELLREMGCPRGQGFLVARPMAAGRVEALVRTNLEAQDLPGEIALPLEDPPLPSRMVR, translated from the coding sequence ATGGTCGGCGACAGGGCCAGGTGGTCGCCGCGGCGACTGCCGCCGCGGGCGATACCGGTCGGGATGGTCGCGGTCGCGGGCGTGCTCTACGCCGTCGGCTCGCTGCTGGGCTGGGGCGGAAGGACCTTCATCTCCTGGGGCGAGGCCGTCGCCGCGGCGGTCGCCGCCGGAACGCTGCTGGCCGCGTCCCGCCGCCCCTCCCCGTCCTCGCCCGCCACAGCGCCCGCCACCGCGTCCGCCTCGACCGCGCCGTCTGCGACCACGCCGGCCGCGGCCGCTTCCCCCACGGCCGCGCCCGCCGCGAGCCCGTCCGATACGGGCCCGGTCCCGGACGGAACGGTGTCCGGAGGGCCCCCGGCGCTCTGGCGGGCCTCCCTGCGGTGGTACGGCCTCGCCGCGGCGTCCTGGTTCGTCGCCGCGGCCGGCAGCGCGGTGTCGGCCACGGGGCCGAGCCGCAGCGCGCTCTCGCTGTCGGTCTTCGACCTCTTCTACCTGATCGCCGCGGGGGCCGTGGTCACCGGCCTGATCGTGCCCATCCGGCTGCCCCGCGACGCCTACGGCTGGGCCCGGTACGCGGCCGACACCTACGTCTGCGCGGCGGCGCTGTTCGTCCTGGGCTGGGTGGCGCTGTTCGGCGGCCTCTACCACCGGTCGGGGGAGACCCCGTCGGAGTTCCTGCTGGAACTGCTCTACCCGCTGGTCGACATCGTGCTCGTCTGCGGGGCGCTGCCGTTCGTCCTGGGCGCCGCCCGCGGGCACCGGCGACCGGCCTGGACCGCCTACGGGGCGCTGGCCACGTTCGCCGCCGCCGACCTGGTGACCATGGTGGTCCGGCTGCGGGGCGGCGCGCCCGCCGACGACCCGGCCGACATCCTGCGGCTCGGCGGGCTGCTGCTGCTGATCCTCATCCCGCTGGCCGGGACGGTCCCGTCCGGCACGGTCCCGTCCGGCGCGCGCGGGACGGGCGGCCAGGACGCGGCGTCCGCCCCCGTCCCGGCCGGGCACGCCGGAAACCCCGCCCTCGCGGGCGGCGGTTCCGGCGGCGGCGGCCCCGGGGAGGAGGAGTGCGGCCGCGTGGCCGGCCCGGGGATCGCCCCGGCCGCCGCGGCGGCAGCGGCGGCGCTCTTCGTCGCGGGTCACTCGCTGACCGGGTCCCACGGGCTGGAACCGGTCGTGCCCCTGGTCGCCGGGACGGCCGTCCTGGTCGTGCTGGCCCGGCTGGCCGCCCTGCTGCGCGAGAACGACAGGCTGCGGCACGCGGTCGACACCGGCGAGGACCACTTCCGCGCCCTTTCGGAGAGCATCAACGACGCGGTGCTGATCTGCGACGTGAACGCCGTCGTCCACTACGCCAGCGCGGGAGCCCTGCGCACCTACCACTACACCCCCGAGGAACTGCTCGGCCGGCCGCTGCACGAGATCGTCCACCCGGAGGACCTGCCGCGGGTCCGCGCGGTGTTCTCCGAGTTCGTCGCCGGGGACATGGACGGGGACGGCGGCGACCGGGCGGGCCGCGGGGCCCGCGGCGTCCCCGGCGGCGACCCGGCCGGGGCCCGCGACGACACGCCGGAGGACCCGGCCGACGACCCGGAGGGGCCCGCCGACGACGTCCCCGCGGGCGCCGGCGGCCCGGCGGTACGGGAGGCCGGGCCCGGCACCCTCCGGCTCGCCTGCCGGGTGCGGGCGGCCGACGGCACCTGGCTGCCCACCGAGTCGACGATCTCCCGCTACAGCGGCACCGGGAACGCCCGGAACCGGCTGCTGGTCACCACCCGCGACCTGAGCGAGCAGGCCGCCCTGCGGCGCCAGGTCACCCATCTGACCTTCCACGACGGCCTCACCGGGCTGCCCAACCGCGCCTACTTCGAGGAACGCACCCGCGAGATGCTGTCCCGGCAGTGGTCGGGCGACAAGGTCGCGGTGCTGTTCGTCGACATCGACGGGTTCACGGCGGTGAACGACTCGGCCGGGCACGCGGCCGGCGACCAGGTGCTGGCGCAGGCCGCCCGGCGGCTGCGCGGCACCGTCCAGGCCGATGACACCGTGTCCCGCTGGGGCGGCGACGAGTTCGCGGTGCTGGTCCAGCTGCCGGCGGACGCCGCGGGCGGCCCCGGCGGCCCGGAGACCGGCGCGGCCGTCGAGCTGGCCGAGCGGATGCTGCGGGTGCTCACCCTGGAGCCGTACCGGGTCGGCGGCAAGGGGATCGCGCTGACCGCCAGCATCGGCATCGCCTTCGCCGGTGACGAGGAGGGCTCCGCCGTTCCCGGCGCCGGCCGGCCGGGCGACGACGCCGGCCGCCGGCTCCGCCGCAGCGCCGCCGACCTGATCCGCAACGGCGACCTGGCGATGGCCCGGGCCAAGGAGCTGGGCGGCGGCCGGGTCGAGGTCTTCGCCCCCCACATGCACGCCGACGTCGTACGGCGGCTGGAGCTGGGCAGCGACCTGCGGCGGGCGGTGGCCGAGGAGCAGTTCGCCGTGGAGTTCCAGCCGGTGGTGGAGCTCACCACCTCCCGGGTGACAGGTGTGGAGGCGCTGCTGCGCTGGTGGCGGGGGAGCGAGTCGGTCTCGCCGGAGGAGTTCATCGGCCCGGCCGAGGAGTCCGGCCTGATGGTCCCGCTGGGCGACTGGGTGCTGCGCGAGGCGTGCCGCGAGGTGGCCCGCTGGCGCGGCGACTCCTGGGAGATCGGGCTGTCGGTCAACTTCACCGCCCGGCAGATCGCGGCGCCGCGGTTCGTGGAGTCGGTCGCGGCGGCCCTGGAGGAGACCGGGCTGCCGCCCCGCGCCCTGACCCTGGAGGTGCGCGAGGAGGTGCTGGTCGAGGACGCCGGGCAGAACGTGCGGCGCCTGTCGGCCCTGCGCGACCTGGGCGTCCGGCTGGCCATCGACGACTTCGGCACCGGCTACGCCTCGCTGGCCTACCTCGGGCAGCTGCCGGTGGACATCATCAAGATCGATCCGTCGTTCGTGGCGGGGCTGGGCTCGGACGAGACCCTCACTCTGCTGACCCGCACCATCGTCCGGCTCGGCAGCGACCTCGGCCTGACCGTGGTCGCCGAGGGCATCGAACGGCCCGAGCAGCTGGAGCTGCTGCGCGAGATGGGCTGCCCGCGCGGGCAGGGCTTCCTGGTGGCGCGGCCGATGGCGGCGGGCCGGGTGGAGGCGCTGGTGCGGACCAACCTGGAGGCGCAGGACCTGCCCGGCGAGATCGCGCTGCCGCTGGAGGATCCGCCCCTTCCGTCTCGTATGGTGAGATAA
- a CDS encoding PQQ-dependent sugar dehydrogenase: MRRHSITTMALAAVLLAGGCSSGARGGDGGGGPRTPAPMTETAAPGTARPGEPRTLATGLDVPWAVAFLPGGDALVTERGGDLVRVGRQGGVTEVGRIPGVRAEGEGGLLGVAVSPSFDRDRLVYLYFTAAGDNRVVRFRYDGGVGALQPIVTGIPKGSNHNGGRIAFGPDGMLYIATGDTYRTELAQDRASLGGKILRVTPEGGPAPGNPFGTRIWSYGHRNVQGLAWDDDRRLYATEFGQERFDEINRIEKGQNYGWPRVEGVAPPAERDGSTDPLLTWSTSEASPSGLAYAAGSLWAAALRGERLWQVPLDSAGRVGRPIARFEGRFGRLRAVVRAPDGRSLWVTTSNRDGRGQPRQGDDRILVVPLG, translated from the coding sequence ATGAGAAGGCACTCGATCACCACGATGGCACTGGCCGCGGTCCTGCTGGCGGGCGGCTGCTCGTCCGGCGCGCGGGGCGGGGACGGCGGCGGAGGCCCGCGCACCCCCGCCCCGATGACGGAGACGGCCGCCCCCGGCACGGCGCGTCCCGGGGAGCCGCGCACGCTCGCCACCGGGCTGGACGTCCCCTGGGCGGTGGCCTTCCTCCCGGGCGGCGACGCCCTGGTCACCGAGCGGGGCGGCGACCTGGTCCGGGTCGGCCGGCAGGGCGGGGTCACCGAGGTCGGCCGGATCCCGGGCGTGCGGGCCGAGGGCGAGGGCGGCCTGCTCGGCGTGGCCGTCTCGCCGTCCTTCGACCGTGACCGGCTGGTCTACCTCTACTTCACCGCCGCCGGCGACAACCGGGTGGTCCGCTTCCGCTACGACGGCGGCGTCGGCGCGCTCCAGCCGATCGTGACGGGGATCCCCAAGGGCTCCAACCACAACGGCGGGCGGATCGCGTTCGGCCCCGACGGCATGCTCTACATCGCCACCGGCGACACCTACCGGACCGAGCTGGCCCAGGACAGGGCGTCGCTCGGCGGGAAGATCCTGCGCGTCACGCCCGAGGGCGGGCCCGCGCCCGGCAACCCGTTCGGCACCCGGATCTGGTCGTACGGCCACCGCAACGTGCAGGGGCTGGCCTGGGACGACGACCGCCGGCTCTACGCCACCGAGTTCGGGCAGGAGCGGTTCGACGAGATCAACCGCATCGAGAAGGGGCAGAACTATGGCTGGCCGCGCGTGGAGGGCGTCGCCCCGCCCGCGGAGCGCGACGGGTCCACCGACCCTCTCCTGACCTGGTCTACCTCGGAGGCGTCCCCTTCGGGCCTGGCGTACGCGGCGGGTTCGCTGTGGGCCGCGGCGCTGCGCGGCGAGCGGCTCTGGCAGGTGCCCCTCGACTCCGCCGGACGGGTGGGACGTCCCATCGCCCGCTTCGAGGGGCGGTTCGGCCGCCTGCGCGCCGTCGTCCGCGCGCCCGACGGCCGTTCGCTGTGGGTGACGACCAGCAACCGCGACGGCCGCGGACAGCCGAGGCAGGGCGATGACAGGATCCTCGTCGTCCCCCTCGGATGA